A DNA window from Mastacembelus armatus chromosome 11, fMasArm1.2, whole genome shotgun sequence contains the following coding sequences:
- the mrps21 gene encoding small ribosomal subunit protein bS21m: MSRHLRFIARTVMVRDGNIDAAYKTLNKVLTQDGVIETVKRKRYYEKPCRERQRKNFENCRRIYHMEMARKMAFISRTNRQDPWLGC, from the exons ATGTCGAGGCACCTTCGCTTCATCGCTCGGACGGTGATGGTCAGAGACGGAAATATCGATGCGGCTTATAAGACTTTAAACAA GGTCCTCACTCAGGATGGGGTCATTGAAACGGTGAAGCGCAAACGCTACTATGAGAAGCCCTGCCGGGAGCGGCAGCGGAAGAACTTTGAGAACTGTAGGCGAATCTACCACATGGAAATGGCCAGGAAAATGGCTTTCATTTCCAGGACAAACAGACAGGATCCCTGGCTTGGCTGCTAA